One genomic window of Acidobacteriota bacterium includes the following:
- a CDS encoding B-box zinc finger protein translates to MKCTYHPTNLASARCSSCDRNLCPACDHRIKGYPYCQDCIVAGIELLRHNPTEKTYLPQTEGKSPFLALVLGLIPGLGAAYNGQPVKALVHFVVTAGLWTLADVFHNTLEMTCALASFAVYVYSLYDAFRSAQRQRQGANLAEEDEQLRQFMRARTNLWGGLLIAIGVLTTLHIIFPVQTHRFWPLLLVAAGIYLLSEFRRSKNIAPPAAMYRTPPPSVIQPELESPTRKFAGADHRFDR, encoded by the coding sequence ATGAAATGCACCTATCATCCAACGAATCTGGCAAGCGCGCGCTGTAGTTCCTGCGACCGCAACCTTTGCCCGGCTTGCGACCACCGTATCAAAGGCTATCCGTACTGCCAGGATTGCATTGTCGCTGGAATTGAATTGTTGCGGCACAATCCGACTGAAAAGACTTATCTGCCGCAAACGGAAGGCAAATCGCCTTTTCTGGCATTGGTGCTTGGATTGATTCCCGGACTTGGCGCGGCCTACAACGGCCAGCCGGTCAAAGCGTTAGTACATTTCGTTGTCACCGCTGGGTTATGGACGTTGGCCGATGTTTTCCACAACACGCTGGAAATGACCTGCGCGCTGGCCAGCTTCGCGGTTTACGTCTATTCGCTTTATGATGCTTTCCGCTCGGCTCAGCGGCAACGCCAAGGCGCGAATTTGGCGGAAGAGGATGAGCAATTGCGCCAGTTTATGCGCGCACGAACCAATTTGTGGGGAGGATTGCTGATTGCCATCGGTGTGCTGACGACGCTTCACATCATCTTCCCTGTTCAAACGCACCGCTTTTGGCCCCTGTTGCTGGTTGCGGCGGGAATTTATCTGCTCAGTGAATTTCGCCGCAGCAAAAACATTGCCCCACCTGCAGCAATGTACCGAACGCCGCCTCCATCGGTGATTCAACCGGAACTGGAAAGCCCTACGCGAAAATTTGCCGGAGCCGATCATCGGTTCGATAGGTAA
- a CDS encoding HYR domain-containing protein, translated as MRFTVLSSFVPNTFLRRRFGMWLTICALALVGAHWLRAGQAAAGTITGVVFQDFNSNGVRETTNTVSNSGSGTTTLAIDRGIADVTVTAFDSSNMVAGTAMTGVDGNYSLTASGNAPYRIEFTTIPAGFQPGPVGTDSKTTVQFIPDNNASNISLGLVIPEEYCQDNPTLVTGCYVSGDQNNDNPVLVSFPYSAGSTRESGSAPFTDFDQPAHGNLSTARQAGTTWGLGYARSTKQLYAAAFMKRHSGYGPSGTGAVYQVNPMSGATTTYADLNAIFGANTAGTDAHDSTDFDRDNGNTGWDAVGKTSLGGVTVSQDDKKLYVMNLADRQLYELPLDNTPAVATVRRKAVPLNPPGCPAASDVRPFAVTINGGKIYVGMVCSAESTITQAQPDGDVTMLQAYVYTVDPVTLDFSASPVFQASLNYPRRCADSAQLGVGNCFSAAWHVWSPVYRNIGNGDGVGVANLGRGIYPQPMLTDLAFENGNLILGLRDRAGDQFGNATLDNPAENVMRYYGVSAGDTLKACGSAATGWTLESNGRCGGMGTAPQNTGEGPGGGEFYFRDESVPFTDEIFMGGMAQIPGHPDVVINSFDPIPIFDFDNLFDGGPRWHRNANGTLAKTYRIYNGTLGPSGPFGKANGLSDIVLLCDAAPIEIGNRIWQDVNGNGIQDAGEPGLSGIHLRLLKNGIQVGETTTGSNGEFYFNNSNVSPSVLPGMTYDIAVDRTQTALNGFTLTNANQDSSQNGDSRDSDAVVSGNDAVIRLTTGGAGESNHTFDLGFVQPGGPITITCPPSVTATITVAGATSAVVNYPTPMTTGSVTTVTCTPPSGSTFQLGTTTVSCVASNSAGFVTCSFEVIVQQQPPTITCPINMTVTATTSTGGVVTYPTPTATNGATVTCTPPSGSTFPIGTTTVTCTATNSAGSAACQFTVTLTPPVGSPMIDCPINMTVTATTSTGGVVTYPTPTATNGATVTCMPPSGSTFPIGTTTVTCTATNSAGSASCQFTVTLTPATQPPTITCPINMTVTATTSTGGVVTYPTPTATNGATVTCTPPSGSTFPIGTTTVTCTATNSAGSASCSFTVTLTPMMAKSNKCDTICFRSPQYYLLNLGSLPRGSVLIGGVNNNQPVSTGNRTQIALALRGNATGFGLTPLQRLNQEFVAAQLSVIAAGGDGSPVAFNAFWSMLSCYNLNFASVMLSNGVVLSPASMLNDLFEQTQLAIRQNRTADFDKLTAILDMLNGNDPLGRCGR; from the coding sequence ATGCGATTCACAGTTTTGTCTTCATTTGTCCCGAATACTTTTTTACGACGCCGATTTGGGATGTGGCTGACAATTTGCGCTTTGGCTTTGGTCGGAGCGCATTGGTTGAGGGCAGGGCAGGCTGCCGCGGGAACGATCACCGGAGTCGTGTTTCAGGACTTCAATTCCAACGGGGTTCGTGAAACCACCAACACCGTTTCCAACAGCGGTTCGGGAACGACCACCCTGGCCATTGATCGCGGCATTGCCGACGTTACGGTGACTGCTTTTGATTCTTCCAACATGGTTGCCGGAACGGCGATGACCGGAGTTGACGGCAATTATTCGTTGACGGCTTCGGGCAATGCGCCGTATCGAATCGAATTTACGACCATCCCGGCAGGCTTTCAGCCAGGGCCCGTTGGAACCGATTCCAAAACCACAGTGCAATTCATCCCGGACAACAACGCCTCGAATATCAGTTTGGGGTTGGTGATTCCGGAAGAATACTGCCAGGACAACCCTACGTTGGTCACGGGGTGTTATGTCAGCGGAGACCAGAACAACGACAATCCTGTATTGGTTTCTTTCCCGTATTCCGCCGGTTCGACTCGTGAAAGCGGCAGCGCGCCTTTTACGGATTTCGATCAGCCTGCGCACGGAAATTTGAGCACAGCACGTCAAGCCGGTACGACCTGGGGACTGGGCTACGCGCGTTCAACCAAACAGCTTTATGCGGCGGCCTTCATGAAACGTCACAGCGGGTATGGCCCGTCGGGAACGGGGGCGGTTTATCAGGTCAATCCGATGAGCGGCGCAACGACAACCTATGCCGATCTGAACGCGATCTTCGGAGCCAACACGGCAGGCACGGACGCTCATGACAGCACGGATTTTGATCGTGACAATGGCAATACGGGGTGGGATGCAGTCGGCAAAACCTCGCTCGGCGGCGTGACGGTTTCCCAAGACGATAAAAAGCTTTACGTGATGAATCTGGCCGATCGTCAGCTTTACGAATTGCCGCTGGATAACACGCCAGCCGTCGCCACCGTTCGTCGCAAAGCCGTTCCGCTGAATCCGCCCGGCTGTCCGGCAGCATCGGATGTGCGGCCATTTGCCGTGACGATCAACGGCGGAAAGATTTATGTAGGCATGGTTTGCTCCGCCGAAAGCACCATCACGCAAGCGCAGCCCGATGGCGATGTGACGATGCTACAGGCGTATGTGTACACAGTTGATCCGGTGACGTTGGATTTCAGCGCTTCACCGGTATTCCAGGCTTCGCTGAATTATCCGCGCCGGTGCGCAGACAGCGCACAATTGGGAGTTGGAAATTGCTTTTCGGCGGCTTGGCATGTGTGGTCGCCCGTGTATCGGAACATCGGCAATGGAGACGGCGTCGGAGTCGCTAATTTGGGGCGCGGCATTTATCCGCAACCGATGTTGACCGATCTGGCGTTTGAAAACGGAAATCTGATTCTGGGATTGCGCGACCGCGCAGGAGATCAGTTCGGAAACGCCACGCTGGATAATCCGGCGGAAAATGTCATGCGATATTACGGCGTCAGCGCAGGCGATACGCTCAAAGCTTGCGGCAGCGCGGCCACTGGCTGGACGCTGGAAAGCAACGGGCGTTGCGGCGGAATGGGCACTGCGCCGCAAAATACTGGCGAAGGCCCTGGAGGCGGCGAATTTTATTTTCGAGATGAGTCCGTGCCGTTTACGGATGAAATCTTTATGGGCGGGATGGCGCAAATTCCCGGTCACCCGGATGTGGTCATCAATTCTTTCGATCCCATTCCGATTTTTGATTTCGACAATTTGTTCGACGGGGGGCCGCGCTGGCATCGCAACGCAAACGGAACTTTGGCGAAAACCTATCGAATTTACAACGGCACGCTGGGGCCATCGGGACCGTTTGGCAAAGCCAATGGATTGAGCGACATCGTGTTGTTGTGTGACGCCGCTCCGATTGAAATTGGCAATCGCATTTGGCAGGACGTCAACGGCAACGGCATTCAGGACGCGGGCGAACCGGGGCTTTCCGGTATCCATCTCAGGCTGCTCAAAAACGGGATTCAGGTTGGTGAAACCACCACCGGTTCCAACGGCGAGTTTTATTTCAATAACTCAAATGTCAGTCCCAGCGTGCTGCCAGGCATGACTTATGACATCGCCGTGGATCGAACGCAGACGGCGCTGAACGGCTTCACGCTGACGAATGCAAATCAAGACAGCAGTCAGAACGGTGACAGCCGGGATTCGGACGCCGTAGTTTCCGGCAACGACGCCGTGATTCGATTGACCACCGGAGGCGCAGGCGAATCCAACCACACCTTTGATTTGGGATTCGTTCAGCCCGGCGGCCCGATTACCATCACTTGCCCGCCGAGCGTGACCGCAACGATCACCGTTGCGGGAGCGACTTCGGCGGTGGTCAATTATCCAACGCCGATGACGACTGGAAGCGTGACCACCGTGACTTGCACTCCACCGTCAGGTTCGACCTTCCAGCTTGGTACGACGACGGTTTCGTGTGTGGCCAGTAATTCGGCGGGCTTCGTAACTTGCAGCTTCGAGGTGATTGTCCAGCAGCAACCGCCGACGATTACCTGCCCGATCAACATGACCGTCACAGCGACGACTTCAACAGGCGGAGTGGTGACTTACCCGACACCAACTGCGACGAATGGCGCAACAGTGACTTGCACACCACCTTCGGGTTCGACCTTCCCGATTGGAACCACAACGGTGACTTGCACGGCAACGAATTCGGCAGGCTCTGCTGCTTGCCAGTTTACAGTGACGCTGACGCCTCCTGTTGGATCGCCAATGATAGATTGCCCGATCAATATGACGGTGACGGCGACGACTTCAACCGGCGGGGTGGTGACATATCCGACGCCCACAGCAACGAACGGCGCGACTGTCACTTGCATGCCACCGTCAGGTTCGACTTTCCCGATTGGAACAACGACGGTGACCTGCACCGCGACCAATTCCGCAGGATCAGCCTCGTGTCAGTTCACTGTGACATTGACTCCGGCGACGCAGCCGCCAACGATCACGTGTCCGATCAATATGACCGTGACGGCGACGACTTCAACGGGCGGCGTTGTGACTTACCCAACGCCGACAGCCACGAATGGTGCGACCGTAACCTGTACGCCGCCCTCAGGTTCGACGTTCCCGATTGGAACGACGACGGTGACCTGCACCGCGACCAATTCGGCAGGATCGGCTTCTTGCAGTTTTACGGTGACGCTGACGCCGATGATGGCGAAATCGAACAAATGCGACACGATTTGTTTCCGTTCGCCACAGTATTACCTGTTGAATCTGGGCAGTTTGCCGCGCGGAAGCGTGTTGATTGGCGGTGTGAACAACAATCAACCTGTGAGCACCGGCAACCGCACGCAGATTGCGCTGGCGTTGCGCGGGAATGCGACTGGCTTCGGGTTGACGCCGCTGCAACGGTTGAATCAGGAGTTTGTTGCGGCTCAATTAAGCGTGATTGCCGCAGGCGGCGACGGTTCGCCCGTGGCGTTCAATGCATTCTGGAGCATGCTCAGTTGTTACAATCTCAACTTTGCCTCAGTGATGCTGAGCAATGGCGTGGTGCTAAGCCCGGCTTCGATGCTTAATGACCTGTTCGAGCAAACGCAACTTGCCATTCGACAAAACCGCACAGCGGATTTCGATAAGCTGACGGCGATTTTGGATATGCTCAACGGCAACGATCCGCTTGGTCGTTGCGGCAGGTAG
- a CDS encoding sigma-70 family RNA polymerase sigma factor yields MIRRDQTTVGASAALIKSDAELVRRCRAGDSAAWEQVVHEFSRRVYNLAYRFTGRHESAEDLAQEVFVRVYRSLEQYDPQAGDLANWLMRLARNLIIDDYRRRVRTPTDLGDDIGDHEYHLESRHDAPDRGVERFERAKQVHGAIAKLQPDLRECVILRDIEELTYQEIVDILQIPIGTVKSRINRGRIELAKIMRRMKVVETF; encoded by the coding sequence TTGATCAGGAGAGACCAAACTACAGTGGGAGCCAGTGCGGCATTGATAAAATCGGATGCAGAATTGGTGCGGCGATGCCGCGCCGGAGACAGCGCAGCCTGGGAACAGGTCGTTCACGAATTTTCGCGCAGAGTCTACAATCTGGCTTACCGGTTTACCGGTCGGCATGAATCTGCTGAAGACTTGGCGCAGGAAGTGTTCGTGCGCGTGTACCGTTCTTTGGAGCAGTATGACCCTCAAGCCGGAGATTTGGCCAATTGGCTGATGCGGCTGGCGCGAAATCTGATTATTGACGATTACCGCCGCCGCGTTCGCACACCGACGGATCTCGGCGATGATATTGGCGACCATGAATATCACTTGGAAAGTCGCCATGACGCGCCGGATCGTGGCGTCGAGCGATTTGAGCGCGCCAAACAAGTTCACGGGGCGATCGCGAAACTCCAACCCGACCTGCGCGAATGCGTCATCCTGCGTGACATTGAAGAACTGACGTATCAGGAAATTGTGGATATTTTGCAAATTCCGATTGGAACGGTGAAATCGCGTATTAATCGGGGCCGCATTGAATTGGCCAAGATCATGCGACGGATGAAAGTCGTCGAAACGTTTTAA
- a CDS encoding carboxypeptidase regulatory-like domain-containing protein: MKSFCFKRMTLLSFTLILLGASTVFAQATRSSLSGAISDQNGAVVSSAKVTAKQVTTGETFSTIADEQGVFTFASLPIGPYTVTVEANGFKRLEVQNVVLEVATAAKLNVALEIGQVSEAVVVTGEAQEVVNTTNATLTNVINTRQVRDLPLLTRNPLDLARLQAGVAVTGTDTRNASVGGIRGTGTYVTQDGINAMDNFVKTSSFFAISAPSLDSIGEFSLTVGTVGSDGGRGVAQVNMVTKSGTNEFHGRLFYQHRNDALNANTFFNNASGTPKPFLRQHFFGFSVGGPVWLPKKAFGPAAYDGRSKSLWFFSYEGFRENFQATRNRTVLTPEARQGLFRYNGSNSQVQTVNLLNIGTVKTANPITTAVLNAMPAPNNSLVGDGLNTAGYRYNVTGSDPSDKYVGRFDQQLLDSSRLGTHKLEFVYNRAEFLLKPDTFNGLEAPFPGGVSAFQSSTRTLVTAAIHSTFGSRMTNDVRVGHQRAPVGFLRESQPTTPFVALNSVTTFDNTFMSQGRNTLVYQYIDNFSLIKGSHTFRMGADAQSITAITFNDAGINQQINLATNSANGTGILTSAFTNLPSGATGTAIVNRAQSVYIDLVGLLGSSSKTFNVNSPTSGFVPGATRQRNFKQRTVSFYGQDQWRVRRNFTLNYGMRWEFQGVPYETQGVAIQPTTGIAGLFGISGLNNLFKPGTLNGQATTTLDFVNGKTGKKLFENDWNNFAPYLGIAYSPNFEKGPLHWLFGSEGKGSIRAGYSISYLQDGFTLVSNALGTGTTNPGLIQSAANTTPTGVLTGAGVSLTTPTFQIPITDAQNILINTGNGLWTFDPNLRVPYVQQWNIGIEREIANNTAFEIRYVGNHAIKNYRAVDFNEVNIFENGFLNEFLNAQKNLAINGGTSFAPGAAGTVATPTLSTLFAGLAASSGYGSSTFITALNNNNVGAMAFTLANSATYRANRANLTPNFFLANPNANFARLVANNSFSNYNALQVEIRRRMSKGLQFQGNYTFSKSLTDGAETNNNQSTLEAFRTWRNLSLDKHRSQLDQTHRFIANFLYELPFGAGKRWLSGGFAPLRKVVEGWQVGSIISWQTGQPVSILSGRTTFNQFTTFNPAQLVGITAQQLLDSAGVYKTSSAVFFYDPKLLDITTNATTGALTGATLKSGLLAAPAPGTFGNLARNYFNGPNFSQVDISLTKRTRFYEKADVEFKANFINAFNHTNFSMGDINFDAANFGRITGTRGNERQINFILAINF, from the coding sequence ATGAAAAGTTTTTGCTTTAAGCGAATGACTCTTCTGTCATTTACGCTGATACTGCTTGGAGCCTCAACGGTCTTCGCGCAGGCAACGCGCAGCAGTTTGAGTGGCGCTATTTCAGATCAAAATGGCGCAGTCGTTTCCAGTGCCAAAGTGACTGCCAAGCAGGTCACTACTGGTGAAACTTTCAGCACCATCGCTGATGAACAGGGCGTATTTACCTTTGCATCCTTGCCCATCGGTCCTTACACCGTGACGGTGGAAGCGAACGGGTTCAAACGACTGGAAGTGCAAAACGTCGTGTTGGAAGTCGCGACTGCGGCCAAATTGAATGTGGCTCTGGAAATCGGACAGGTTTCCGAAGCGGTCGTCGTCACAGGCGAAGCCCAGGAAGTGGTGAACACCACCAATGCCACCCTGACCAATGTGATCAATACTCGTCAGGTGAGAGACCTGCCGTTGTTGACCCGCAACCCGCTTGATCTTGCGCGGCTTCAGGCCGGTGTTGCCGTGACCGGAACAGATACCCGTAACGCATCAGTCGGCGGCATTCGCGGCACCGGAACCTATGTGACCCAGGACGGCATCAACGCGATGGATAACTTCGTCAAAACCAGTTCGTTCTTTGCCATCAGCGCTCCTTCACTGGATTCCATCGGCGAATTTAGCCTTACGGTTGGTACTGTGGGTTCGGATGGCGGTCGAGGGGTGGCGCAAGTCAACATGGTCACCAAGTCCGGAACCAATGAATTTCACGGACGACTTTTCTACCAACACCGCAACGATGCGCTGAACGCCAATACTTTCTTCAATAATGCTTCCGGCACGCCGAAGCCGTTCCTGCGCCAGCATTTCTTCGGCTTCAGCGTGGGCGGTCCGGTTTGGTTGCCGAAAAAAGCCTTCGGCCCTGCGGCCTATGATGGTCGCAGCAAGAGTCTGTGGTTCTTTTCTTATGAAGGATTCCGCGAAAACTTCCAAGCGACGCGGAATCGCACAGTCTTGACGCCGGAAGCGCGGCAAGGTCTTTTTCGCTACAACGGTTCGAACAGCCAAGTGCAGACGGTGAATTTGCTGAACATCGGTACAGTCAAAACAGCCAACCCCATCACGACCGCAGTGCTTAACGCCATGCCCGCGCCTAACAATTCGCTGGTCGGTGACGGGCTCAATACCGCCGGGTATCGTTATAACGTAACAGGAAGCGATCCCAGCGATAAATATGTCGGACGCTTTGACCAGCAACTATTGGATAGTTCGCGACTCGGAACTCATAAACTGGAATTCGTCTACAATCGCGCCGAATTCCTGCTTAAACCAGATACATTCAACGGACTCGAAGCGCCGTTCCCCGGTGGAGTCAGTGCGTTCCAATCATCCACGCGAACTCTGGTGACGGCGGCAATTCACTCCACCTTCGGTTCGCGGATGACCAACGATGTTCGCGTTGGCCATCAGCGCGCGCCTGTGGGCTTTCTGCGTGAATCTCAACCAACCACTCCCTTCGTGGCTCTCAATTCCGTGACGACGTTCGACAATACGTTTATGTCACAGGGCCGCAATACGCTGGTGTACCAGTACATTGACAACTTTTCGCTGATCAAAGGTTCCCACACGTTCCGTATGGGAGCTGATGCTCAATCCATCACCGCCATCACCTTCAATGACGCGGGGATTAACCAGCAAATCAACCTTGCGACGAATTCGGCAAACGGAACCGGCATTCTGACCAGCGCCTTCACCAACCTGCCGTCGGGAGCCACCGGAACCGCCATCGTCAACCGGGCACAATCCGTTTACATTGACTTGGTGGGACTGCTTGGCTCGTCGTCGAAAACGTTCAACGTGAACAGTCCAACTTCCGGCTTTGTCCCGGGCGCGACGCGGCAACGTAACTTCAAACAACGCACAGTAAGCTTCTATGGGCAGGATCAATGGCGCGTGCGGCGTAACTTCACGCTCAATTACGGTATGCGCTGGGAATTCCAGGGCGTGCCCTACGAAACGCAGGGTGTTGCCATCCAACCGACCACTGGAATCGCGGGGCTGTTCGGAATTTCCGGTCTCAACAACCTGTTCAAACCGGGAACGCTCAATGGTCAGGCGACAACGACGCTTGATTTCGTGAATGGCAAAACCGGCAAGAAACTTTTTGAGAACGATTGGAATAACTTCGCTCCGTATCTCGGCATTGCCTATTCCCCCAACTTCGAAAAGGGCCCGTTGCACTGGCTGTTCGGATCGGAAGGAAAAGGTTCGATTCGCGCCGGTTATTCGATCAGCTATTTGCAGGATGGGTTCACCCTCGTTTCCAACGCGCTGGGAACCGGCACCACCAACCCAGGCTTGATTCAATCCGCGGCCAACACCACGCCGACCGGCGTGTTGACGGGAGCGGGAGTTTCACTGACCACGCCCACCTTTCAGATTCCGATCACCGATGCGCAAAATATCCTGATCAACACCGGAAACGGATTGTGGACGTTCGATCCGAACCTGCGCGTGCCCTACGTGCAGCAATGGAATATCGGCATCGAGCGGGAAATTGCCAACAATACCGCATTTGAGATTCGCTATGTCGGAAACCATGCAATCAAGAACTACCGTGCGGTTGATTTTAACGAAGTCAACATCTTTGAAAACGGATTCTTGAATGAATTTCTAAACGCGCAGAAGAATCTGGCAATTAACGGCGGAACGAGCTTTGCGCCGGGAGCGGCAGGAACAGTGGCAACTCCCACGCTCAGCACGTTGTTTGCCGGCCTGGCGGCTTCCAGCGGATACGGAAGCTCAACGTTTATTACCGCCTTGAACAATAACAACGTCGGAGCCATGGCGTTTACGCTGGCAAACAGCGCCACATATCGTGCCAACCGCGCGAATCTGACGCCCAATTTCTTCCTTGCCAACCCGAATGCGAACTTCGCCCGGTTGGTCGCCAATAACTCGTTCTCGAATTACAACGCGTTGCAAGTGGAAATCCGCCGGAGAATGTCGAAAGGGTTGCAGTTCCAGGGCAACTACACGTTCAGCAAATCCCTGACTGACGGAGCGGAAACCAACAACAACCAGAGCACGCTGGAAGCGTTCCGCACCTGGCGCAATCTGTCGTTGGACAAACACCGGTCCCAGCTTGACCAAACGCATCGCTTCATCGCCAATTTCCTGTACGAACTGCCGTTCGGTGCGGGCAAACGTTGGCTGAGCGGTGGCTTCGCTCCGCTTCGCAAGGTGGTCGAAGGCTGGCAGGTCGGCAGCATCATTTCCTGGCAAACCGGGCAGCCGGTGTCCATTCTTTCCGGTCGCACCACGTTTAATCAGTTCACCACCTTCAATCCGGCGCAGTTGGTCGGAATTACCGCGCAACAACTTCTCGACAGTGCAGGCGTCTATAAGACATCCTCTGCGGTGTTCTTCTATGACCCGAAACTGCTCGACATCACCACCAACGCAACGACGGGCGCTTTGACGGGAGCGACGCTCAAGAGCGGTTTGCTTGCCGCGCCTGCACCGGGCACATTCGGCAATCTGGCGCGTAACTATTTCAATGGGCCGAACTTCTCACAGGTTGACATCAGCTTGACCAAACGGACGCGGTTCTATGAAAAGGCGGATGTCGAATTCAAAGCCAACTTTATCAACGCGTTTAACCACACCAATTTTTCGATGGGTGACATTAACTTTGATGCCGCGAACTTCGGTCGCATCACTGGCACCAGAGGAAATGAGCGCCAGATCAATTTCATCCTGGCAATCAACTTCTAA